One genomic window of Deltaproteobacteria bacterium HGW-Deltaproteobacteria-6 includes the following:
- a CDS encoding excinuclease ABC subunit B (The UvrABC repair system catalyzes the recognition and processing of DNA lesions. The beta-hairpin of the Uvr-B subunit is inserted between the strands, where it probes for the presence of a lesion): METFSLITDFIPSGDQPQAIDALTQGLADGKEHQVLLGVTGSGKTFTIANVILRAQRTALIIAHNKTLAAQLYEEFKGLFPDNAVEYFVSYYDYYQPEAYLPTTDTYIEKDSAINEEIDKLRHAATHALLTRRDVIIVASVSCIYGLGSPEAYLGMIVQLEVGKDVSREDMLHRLIEIQYERNDIDFHRGTFRVRGDVVEIFPPYEDEQAIRVEFFGDTIEAIYLIDPLRGKKLGSLTRTAVYPGSHYVTTRENLKRATADIRAELAQTLSRYKEQNMLLEAQRLEQRTNFDLEMMEEMGYCQGIENYSRHLTGRKPGEPPPTLMEYLPKDALIIIDESHATLPQVAGMYRGDRSRKETLVKYGFRLPSALDNRPLRFEEYEALPNQRIYISATPAAFEMEKAHGIRVEQIIRPTGLMDPEIEIKPAVHQVDDLLEEIRLRVKKEERILVTTLTKRMAENLTDYYTGLGIRVRYLHSDIHTLERVSIIRDLRLGEFDVLVGVNLLREGLDIPEVSLVAILDADKEGFLRSERSLIQTSGRAARNVGGKVIMYADKITKSIQACLDETRRRRIIQAKYNEENNITPETIKKSISNILGSIYEADYMTVPIDAGGRAIPAKEEDLPALIKNLTAEMKQAAKNLEFEKAAALRDEIKELNKILLEMG, from the coding sequence ATGGAAACTTTTTCTTTAATTACAGATTTTATCCCGTCGGGCGATCAGCCGCAGGCTATTGATGCATTAACGCAGGGGCTGGCTGACGGCAAAGAACATCAGGTGCTGCTGGGCGTTACCGGCTCCGGAAAAACCTTCACGATTGCCAATGTCATTTTGCGTGCGCAGCGGACGGCGCTGATTATCGCACATAACAAAACACTGGCCGCGCAGCTGTATGAAGAATTCAAAGGCCTCTTTCCCGATAATGCCGTGGAATACTTTGTCAGTTATTATGACTACTACCAGCCCGAAGCTTATCTGCCCACAACGGATACCTATATCGAAAAAGATTCGGCCATCAATGAGGAAATCGACAAACTGCGCCATGCGGCGACTCACGCGCTCCTGACGCGCCGTGACGTCATCATTGTAGCCAGCGTTTCCTGCATTTACGGTCTGGGGTCGCCGGAAGCCTATCTGGGCATGATTGTGCAGCTGGAGGTGGGGAAGGATGTTTCCCGCGAGGACATGCTGCACCGGCTGATTGAAATCCAGTATGAACGAAACGACATTGATTTTCACCGCGGCACATTTCGCGTGCGCGGCGATGTCGTGGAAATCTTTCCGCCTTATGAAGACGAACAGGCCATCCGCGTGGAATTCTTCGGCGATACGATTGAAGCGATTTATCTGATTGACCCGTTGCGCGGGAAGAAGCTTGGCTCGCTTACCAGGACAGCCGTCTATCCGGGCAGCCATTACGTCACCACGCGCGAGAATCTCAAACGGGCGACCGCCGACATCCGCGCGGAACTGGCGCAGACCCTGTCCAGATATAAAGAACAGAATATGCTGCTGGAAGCACAACGGCTGGAACAGCGCACAAATTTTGATCTGGAAATGATGGAAGAGATGGGCTACTGCCAGGGCATTGAAAATTATTCCCGCCATCTGACCGGCCGCAAACCCGGCGAACCGCCGCCGACGCTCATGGAATATCTGCCGAAAGACGCCCTGATTATTATTGATGAGAGCCACGCCACGCTGCCGCAGGTGGCCGGTATGTATCGCGGCGACCGGTCGCGCAAGGAAACGCTTGTGAAATACGGCTTCCGTCTGCCTTCGGCATTGGATAACCGCCCGCTGCGGTTTGAAGAATACGAAGCGCTGCCCAATCAGCGGATTTATATCTCGGCGACGCCGGCCGCCTTTGAAATGGAAAAAGCGCATGGCATCCGCGTGGAACAAATTATCCGTCCGACAGGTCTGATGGATCCGGAAATAGAAATCAAACCCGCCGTGCATCAAGTGGACGACCTGCTGGAAGAAATCCGTCTCCGCGTTAAGAAAGAGGAAAGAATTCTGGTGACCACGCTGACCAAACGCATGGCGGAGAATTTAACAGACTATTACACCGGCCTGGGCATCCGCGTGCGTTATCTGCATTCCGATATTCATACGCTGGAGCGCGTCAGCATCATCCGTGATCTACGCCTGGGAGAGTTCGATGTGCTGGTCGGCGTCAATCTCTTAAGAGAAGGTCTGGATATCCCCGAAGTGTCGCTGGTGGCGATTCTTGACGCGGACAAGGAAGGGTTTTTGCGTTCCGAACGATCACTGATTCAAACCAGCGGCCGCGCCGCGCGCAACGTCGGCGGCAAGGTCATCATGTATGCCGACAAAATAACAAAATCTATTCAGGCCTGTCTTGACGAAACCAGACGCCGCCGGATTATTCAGGCCAAATATAATGAAGAAAACAACATCACCCCCGAAACCATCAAAAAATCGATCAGTAATATCCTGGGTTCAATTTACGAAGCCGACTACATGACCGTACCGATAGATGCCGGAGGCCGGGCCATTCCGGCGAAAGAGGAAGATCTGCCCGCTCTCATTAAAAATCTGACGGCGGAAATGAAGCAGGCCGCGAAAAATCTGGAATTCGAAAAAGCCGCAGCCCTGCGTGATGAAATCAAAGAGCTGAACAAAATTCTCCTGGAGATGGGATAG